AGATACGTATTGTAGTTAAGCTGCGGTATCGACACTTTTTGCAAGCGGCTCAGATCTTGAATCTCAGTCTCACCCCAGATCTCAGCATTACTCATATCAGGCAAGCTTGGCAGACCTGAACTAACGACATTACCACTAGCTGCGGCTGTCTTTTGCGTGCTGAGCTTTTCTTTAACATGGGCAAACAAGTCTTCTTTTAAGATACGATCGTTTAATGCCGAGCCATTGACTTGAGTAATGTCTATGCCTAACTGACGGGCAAGCTTGCGCACCGCTGGTCCTGCATAAACCTCAGTCAGCTTTTCATTCACTTGCGCTTCTGTCAGCTTGCGCTCTTGTGGCTGGCTTTGTGTTTTTGCAGGCTGCGAGTCTGGCTGTTTTTGCTTAGGCTTGCTAGCATCTGCTGCTTGTGACTGCTCCTTACTAGCGCTTGAGCTGTCTTGTGCCTGCGACTCAGTAGATGTTGTCGCACTGCTGTCCGTCCCAGCGCCACCAGTACCGACTATCACGATAAAATCTTGACCATTAGTGACCGTATCACCAGCTTCTACCAAGATTTTTTCAACCTTGCCCGCTTCTGGGGCGGGTACTTCAACGGAAGCCTTATCAGATTCGATCAGCAGGATTGATTGATCCACACTGATGGTATCACCGACGCTGACCATGATTTCAGCCACCTGTGCTTCATCAACACCTAGATCTGGTAGGGCGTGAGTTGTCGCTTGTCCGGCCTTTGTGCTATCAGCTGATTTCGATGGCGCCGGCTCAGACTCTGTCTGCTTGTCTTGTTCGTTTTCTGACTTTGTTTCTTGTGGCTCGTCTTGCTGCGCTGCTGGCGGCTCCTCAGCTGCAGGTGCTTGATCTTCATCGGCACTGGCATCACTGTCGAGCTCAATCAGCACTGTACCTTCACTAACCTGATCACCAACTTCTACATTGATCTTCGTTATCTTACCAGCGGCTGAGCTTGGTACTTCGACTGAGGCTTTGTCTGACTCTATTAAAATAATGTTGTCGTCTTTTTTCGATGACATCACCAACCTGTACCATAATCTCACTGACTTCGGCACTGTCTACACCCAAATCGGGGGCTTTAATTTCCACCGTATCTCTCCTTATCTTATGATTGCCTTGTCTTATCGTTGTTATTCTTTGACATCATCATCATTGAGTAACTGGGCATCGGCTTTGTCTTCAGCACGACCTTCACTACTGATTTCGTCATCATCTTCACCGACAAACTCAGGCACAGGACTTGGGTTGATATTATCAGGGGCTGGAGCTGGAGCATCTGGGAAATGGTCGTAATGAGGCTGCTGCTGCCATGCTGGTGGCTGATCTGCATCAATACCAAAGCTTGATATAGCATCTTTGACCAGGCGCATTTCAACCTCGCCTTCGTCTGCTAAGCGCTTCAGTGTTGCCACCACGATGTGAGCCGCATCTACGTGGAAGAAACTACGTAACTGCTCACGTGAGTCAGAGCGACCATAACCATCGGTACCAAGCGTGGTATACGGACGGTTATCAGGCAGCCAACCACGGATTTGCTCTGAGTAATTACGCATATAGTCAGTCGCTGCAACCACGATGCCTTTGTGCGGCGCCAGCTGCTCAGTCACCCATGGCACTTTTTCTTCTTCCATAGGGTGCAGACGGTTGTAGTCATCACAAGCCATACCATCACGGGTCAGCTCATTGAAGCTGGTCACACTCCAGACGTTGGAGTTGATATTGAACTCGTCTTTTAGGATCTGTGCTGCTTTTTGCACTTCACGTAAGATAACGCCTGATCCTAACAGCTGCACTTGGCTTGAGTTATTATCTTCAAGCAGATACATACCGCGCTTGATGCCTTCTTCCACGCCTTCTGGCATCGCGGGCTGCTCGTAGTTTTCATTCATCAAGGTGAGGTAATAATAGACGCGCTCGCCTTCACCATACATGCGGCGTAGACCATCGTGCATGATGACTGCCAGCTCATAACCAAAGCAAGGATCATAAGTAACACAGTTGGGTACGACACCAAATAAAATCTGTGAATGACCATCCTGATGCTGCAAGCCTTCACCGTTCAAAGTGGTACGACCAGCCGTCGCGCCTAGCAAGAAGCCCTGAGCCTGACAGTCACCTGCCGCCCATGCCAAATCGCCCACACGTTGGAAACCAAACATAGAGTAGTAAATATATAGCGGTATCATCGGCAGCGCGTTGACAGAATAACTGGTCGCTAGAGCAATCCAAGTACTCATGGCACCCGCTTCGTTAATGCCTTCTTCTAGCATATGACCATCGATGGCTTCTTTATAACCCATCAAGGCTTCGCTATCTTCAGGAGTATACTTTTGCCCCGTAGCCGAGTAGATACCGATTTGACGGAACATACCTTCTAGACCAAAGGTACGCGCTTCATCAGGTACAATCGGTACCACGCGATCTTGGATGTCTTTGTTCTTTAGCATGGCCGATAGCAAGCGCACGAATACCATGGTCGTCGATTGCTCTTTACCTTTACTGCCTTGTAGTATCCGATCAAAAATAGATATATCAGGAATGGTAAGCGGGATATGACCACTACGGCGGTTAGGCAGGTGACCACCTAACGCTTCACGGCGACCCTTTAGATACTTCATTTCTGCTGAGTCTTCTTCTGGACGGTAGAAAGGTAGCGTCTCTAGCTGCTCATCCGTAAATGGCAACTCAAAACGGTCGCGGAAGTACATCAACGACTCATGATCAAGCTTTTTGATTTGATGCGATTTGTTGACCGCTTGCGCTTGGGTAGATAAGCCATAACCTTTCACTGTTTTGACCAAAACAACAGTCGGCTGACCTTTGGTTTTCATGGCCTCACTGAAAGCAGCATAGACCTTCATTGGATCATGACCACCACGATTTAGACGAGAGATATCATAATCAGTCAACTCATCGGCCATCTCTTTGAGCTCTGGGTATTTATTAAAGAAATGCTCACGGGTAAACTCAGGCGTACGCGCCTCATAGAGCTGATACTCACCATCGACCGCCTCTTCCATACGGTACTGAAGCACGCCCGTATGATCTTTATCCAGTAGCGTATCCCACTTACCGCCCCAGACTACTTTGATCACGCGCCAGCCTGCGCCGCGAAATATCGACTCTAGCTCTTGGATGATTTTACCATTACCCCGTACTGGACCATCGAGGCGCTGTAAGTTACAGTTGATCACCCAGATAAGGTTGTCCAGCTTCTCACGACCAGCGAGAGAAATCGCTCCAAGGCTTTCTGGCTCATCAGTCTCACCATCCCCTAGGAATGTCCAAATCTTGCGATCTTCTCGTTCGAGCAAACCGCGGTTTTCCATATAGCGATGTACGTGTGCATGATAGATCGACATGATAGGACCCAGACCCATCGAAACGGTCGGGAACTGCCAATAGTCCGGCATCAAATATGGATGCGGATAGCTCGATAGACCCTTACCCCCTACTTCACGGCGAAAGTTCTCTAACTGCTCTTCCGTCAAGCGCCCTTCTAAATAAGAGCGGGCATAGATACCTGGCGCTGAGTGACCTTGATAATAGATCATGTCACCACCGAAGTGATCATTTGCCGCACGGAAAAAATGGTTGAAACCAGTCTCATAAAGCGTCGCACTGGAGGCGAATGTCGCTAAGTGACCACCCAGATCATCGTCGTTTTGGTTGGCACGCATGACCATCGCCAACGCATTGTAGCGAATCAAAGCGCGAATCTTGCGCTCGATGGCCAAATCCCCTGGATACATCGGCTCGTCTTCGACCGCGATGGTATTGATATAAGCAGTATCTAGACGGTTAAATGGCAAGTCTTCTTGTACCGCCATGTTATAGAGTGCTTTTAGTAAAAACTGCGCACGATCCTTATCGGCATGCTTGATGACAGACTCAAAAGCGTCTAGCCATTCCTGTGTTTCGGTGCTATCAGCATCCTTATAATAATTCATTTTTTTATCCTTTTATTTCGATCAGTCCCACCAACTGGCAGGGTGTTATTAAATAGTGTGACGAGATAACGGTTTACTTTTTAGCTTATTTACTACGCTCAAGCACTCCATTGTCTGACGCGTTTCGATGGCAATCTACTGTAGATAATATATCTACAATATTAATTGCTAACGTTCATTATTAATTAAATGATTACAGGGTTGGTGAATAATGACGCTTAACTTGACCCTGCAGTCACGTTTGCATACTTGACCATTACGTAATGATGTCTCTTCATTATAGACGCTTATGACGCAAATGTTTATGGCTATAAAGAAATGACGACATAACAAGTATTTTTTAAATAAATAATGATTAGTATTTTTCAAAATGACACAGTTATAAAATTAATTTTATGCGTATATAGGTCAACCATTATTCTTGAGATTCACAAGCCTTTGCTCTCTATCATAGTAAACTAACCGTTGGTAGTTTTGTGGTAGCTTTTAGCACTCTTACTACCTAGGGCGTGTCATCAATTAAGCCAAACGACACAAGAAACTAAGTGAATGGCACTAAGGAAATGACTGGCTAACTTATCATAGCGAGTGGCAATCGCACGATACTGCTTAATCTTGGCAAAGAAGTTCTCTATTAGGTGCCTCGCTTTATAAAGCTCTTTATCGAAGTCTCTTGGCTGCAGCCGATGACACTTAGATGGTATAACTGCATTACCTTGCACTGCTTTAATCGGTTCAATAACGCGGGCATCAGCATCGTAAGCTTTATCGGCAAGCCACGTTTGGCTAATACTGACATCAAGCAATTCATCTGAGCCACACAGGTCATGAGCTGCCCCACCTGTTAGATAAAAGCCAGTAGGATTGCCTAGCGCATCTGTTCGAGTATGTATTTTAGTCGTCAGTCCACCTTTGCTGCGTCCAATGGCTTGATCCCTTTTTTTCCAGCACTGTGCTGGTGGGCTTTAACAATCGTGGCATCTAGCATGGCATATTCGTCATCGGATTGTTCAGAGAGTTGATTAAAAACCTGCTCCCATACGCCTTTTTTTGACCAGCGACTAAAACGAGTATGAATCACTCTGAAGTCGCCAAAGCGTTCAGGTAGGTCACGCCAAGGTATGCCGGTCTTGTAACGGTACAGAACCGCTTCTACGAACAAGCGGTTATCCTTTGCAGTAACACCAACGTCACTTGGTTTACCAGGTAGAATGTCTTTAATTCTCTCCCATTGGTCATCACGTAGGGCATGTCGTCTTGTCATAGTCATTGAGCTCAAATTCCTAAATACGATCTAAGTATAGCTTATTCTGAAATATCTATGCTAATTGATGACACGCCCTAATATCTCCTACTTCATGACTACTATACCGACAATCTTATTTTGGATTCTCTATACTCCTTTTAAAGCCAAAAGAGACTCCTTAGCTGTGTATTAAGGAAGCTCTAAATATGAGTTTCCCGCACCATATTTACATCTAGCTTTTATCAACGCTTAGAATTCAATACCTTACTACCCACCTGTAAACCTTCTATGAAAAAACTCTAGTATTTATCCTATACTATTGAATAACCTGCCTATTTTTGTCATAAAACTGACAAAAAATGCAACCTCTTTTCTTTTTTAACGCTAAGCTTGCTTTATCGACATCACCTTAGGGAATTCCTCCTCACGCCAACACTTAGTCTATGGCATATTTCTTGCATACTTCTCCCTAAATTTGGTGACTTTTATCATTAATCATGTTTTAGTTACTGTCTATGATATAAGCACTTTAATTATTCAAAACGATGATATTAAAGTAATGCCATTGCTAAAATATGAGTAGTAAGAAGAAGATGCGTTGAGTACTACATCTAGTAGACTAGGCGAGTTTGACACGGACAATCATACTTTTTAGGCTCGGTATAAATTTAGCTTTGAGGAAAAAAGATGCAAGAGAGTAGCCATACTAGCTTTAAAAAACATACAGACACACAACTTACATTAGGCCTGGCTGTCTCCACTCTTTTGTTCATCGGAATGGGTATCAGCAGCCAAAATGTATTGGCCAATCCATTCTTACCATCAACTCCCCCAACCTCTCCAGTAGGCAGCTGCCCAGCTGGCCATAAGATGTACTATATTGGAGCAAACCCACCTGCATATAGTCCTATGAACTCTGAGAATCTCAGTTGGACTAATGGCAACCCTTCCAGAACTTTTACGTTTGTAGAGGCCTCTGGCGATAAGACCTTTTTAATTAATTTCCCCCTACTTTTAGACTTAAATAACAACTATGGCGGTACGCCTCCATTTTATGGATCTATCAATGGCGCTACTAGGGCGTGTCATCAATTAGCATAGATATTTCAGAATAAGCTATACTTAGATCGTATTTAGGAATTTGAGCTCAATGACTATGACAAGACGACATGCCCTACGTGATGACCAATGGGAGAGAATTAAAGACATTCTACCTGGTAAACCAAGTGACGTTGGTGTTACTGCAAAGGATAACCGCTTGTTCGTAGAAGCGGTTCTGTACCGTTACAAGACCGGCATACCTTGGCGTGACCTACCTGAACGCTTTGGCGACTTCAGAGTGATTCATACTCGTTTTAGTCGCTGGTCAAAAAAAGGCGTATGGGAGCAGGTTTTTAATCAACTCTCTGAACAATCCGATGACGAATATGCCATGCTAGATGCCACGATTGTTAAAGCCCACCAGCACAGTGCTGGAAAAAAAGGGATCAAGCCATTGGACGCAGCAAAGGTGGACTGACGACTAAAATACATACTCGAACAGATGCGCTAGGCAATCCTACTGGCTTTTATCTAACAGGTGGGGCAGCTCATGACCTGTGTGGCTCAGATGAATTGCTTGATGTCAGTATTAGCCAAACGTGGCTTGCCGATAAAGCTTACGATGCTGATGCCCGCGTTATTGAACCGATTAAAGCAGTGCAAGGTAATGCAGTTATACCATCTAAGTGTCATCGGCTGCAGCCAAGAGACTTCGATAAAGAGCTTTATAAAGCGAGGCACCTAATAGAGAACTTCTTTGCCAAGATTAAGCAGTATCGTGCGATTGCCACTCGCTATGATAAGTTAGCCAGTCATTTCCTTAGTGCCATTCACTTAGTTTCTTGTGTCGTTTGGCTTAATTGATGACACGCCCTAGATCAGCGCTGAATTTGGTTCATAACTCCCCTGCTACCAAAACCAACCACAGTTTAGATATCAGTATTAATCGCCCAGTGAGTAAAGTCGGTTATAAAATACAAGATTTGGACTCAACTGGCAGCTCTGGTCGAGTACCATACATCGAACAAGTTGACGTCTCAGCTAATCAAGGACAATTAACTTTTGATAGCAATTTTCATACTATCAATGCTGCTAGAGACATCGTAACAGCTCGTCAAGGAGAGAACTGTGGTACAGGAGAATGTACTATTGATGCGGCTTGGAGCTATAATATTGCTGACGCCCTTCTTAATCTAAAACATAGCAATGAGCTGACGCAAAGGAATAGTCCACACGCTGTGGGCTACTCAGACTTCTATTTCTGTCTTGCTCCTCCCAAACTCGTTGTCAAAAAGCAGCTAGATGCCGCTCGCGTCAATGATAGTAATAACAACCGTGATCAGTTCTCAATCAGTATAAGCAATGCAACAACACCGCTAAAAACTTTTGTGACTAGTGGCTCAGGACAAGCTATTACTAATGATAATAGCGGTGTGGTAGATCTGACAACCAGTACGACCTATACCATTACTGAGCGCGTCACCAACAGCCAAAACAACGGCGATATCGCTAATTATAATGCTGCTTATACTTGCAACAATGCTACCACTGGTAGTACGACAGTCATGCCTACTGCGGCGATGACTTATAACGCAGCTGCTCAAACCCGCTCATTCACCCTTTCTAATACGACTTATGGGGACGAGATCACTTGTACCATCACCAACAGTCCATCTGTCCCATTGAGCTATACGTTTGCAGGTATCGTTTTTAACGACAATGGCGGCATCACGGCTAACGACAGCTCCAAACAGGATATCTCTGCCACCTTTACTGGTAACCGCAGCTACTATAATGGTGTGTTCGATAGTAACGAATCAGGTATCTTTGCTAGTGGCTTACAAATTAGGCTGACTGACTGTAGTGGCAGCAATATCGTATCGACTTCACCCAATCCTCAAACCGTGTCAAGTGCTGCAGCCAGCATAGGTAGATACAGTTTTAGCGTCAGTCCAAGTGCACTGGTTGGTAAATCAAGAGTTTGTCTGGTTCAGACCGAACCAAGTGCTTGGGAATATAGTGAAGATACGACGATTAATACCCAAGAAGTCGCGCTAGTCGCTAACGTCTATGATTATAAAACCGAAAAGGACAGCTCAGGTAATGTCACACGCAATCTTGATTTCGGTGAAGTGAAGGCAGCCAATACAGCGTTGGTACTCAAAAAATCCCAATATGTACATACCTGTGATAGCGCGCTTAACTATTCTAATATCGCCAATACCAATCAGCCAACGACAGGCTTTAGTAGTAATCCTGCTAACAATGTCGAGCCAGGTAACTGCATTGCTTATAAGTTAGAAGCTTACAACCGTAGCCACGTTGACTTGAACGAAGTCAAAATTAGCGACTCTTTGCAACGCAGCCCCGTTGAGTCTGTATTCAATTTACCAAAACCGTTAGGAAACCCTTCGTCAGTGTTTAGAAGCACCAATACATCAGCGCCTATTGGTGAAAATGGCATCATTATCTCTGATGGCTTTAACTTGTTAAAAACGCCCGCATCCTCCACAGAACCAAGTAAGGCAACTTTATACTTCAACACCAAATATGGTTCTAAAAACATAAACCCCTAAATACAATTTATATCAACACTACTCTTAGATAACTGAGACTTCGACTTTTTAACTCTCTTTATATCCATTGATAGGCGTTTAAAGGTCATTTATAAGTTATTTAATGACGATTTATCATTTCTCTGTGAAAATAAGAATCAAATTAGTGTTGAATTTTTACTAGAAAAACATTGTTCATCGCCATAGATTTATATTAATTGGTATGGATATTGCTAGTAAAACCTACCCAACTGAGGAATTTGATATGAAATCATTTCAATTTTTACGCCATGCTCTTATCGCCACTGCAGTATCTGCATGTTTAATCAATATATCTTATGCAGAAGATGCGCTAAAGATGGAGCTACAGGCGAATAAAATTGTAAAAACTGCTGATGGCGAGATTAAATATATCTCAGCATCAAACGCTCAGAAGGGTGAGACCGTACAGTATCGCGCTACTTATACCAATGTCATTGACCAACCTATTAGCGATGTTACTGTGACTCTCCCTATCCCTGCCAGTATGATATTTACCGGTGAGGCAAAACCAAACAGTGCACAAGCGACTATCGATGGCAAAAATTATGCTGATATGCCGCTTATGCGCAAAATAGAGGGCAAATTCGTCAAGGTTCCATTTTCTGAATACAAAGCACTTCGCTGGAATATCAAATTACTTCCTGCGAACAAATCAGCAGACGTATCATTAAATACCATCGTTAACTAATAATTTTGACCTTAGCCTTTTATTTTTTTACTCAGGAGAATCTCTGGATGAAATCCAGCACCTTTAAGTACTCAGTATTAACAGTCGGCATCGCAGCAGCCTTTGGTATTAACAATCTTGCAAATGCAGCAGAAATCGTAGCTGAGTCAGCGCCTACCATCGAAAACATAGCCAGTGCTACCTATAAAATCGGCACTGTTGCCCAAACTCCCGTTCAATCTAATCCAGTAACCGTCAATATCACTCAAAGTGCCGCCTTTAGCTTAACGGCTAAAAACGATGACGATAATGCTGCCGATGATTATAACCGCGACGTTGAAGTGACTCCCAAAGGCCGAGTGACTTTTAGCCATACTTTAACCAACTCAGGTAACGTAGAAGATACCTATACGCTGAGCTTGGCTCAGGGTGGTACTATTCCAGGTACAGAGTTTGGGCAAGATCCAACAAGCTCTTATGATCTAGAGGCTACCAATGTTACCTATACTACACTACCTATAATGCAGAAGGTATAGATATAGGCACAACTACCGTTACTGGCACTGAGTTCAAAAATACTGACATCATCCTACAGCCTAATGAGCATGTTGAGATTTCTATCGCGGCAAAAACAACTGGAAACGTTGGTGGTAACTCCCAAAACTTAACCTTGTCGGCAACCAGTGATTTCTTTACCACTGCTGATACTAATGCAGCACCATTAATCAACATTAATAACAGTAAGACTAAATTACCCGTATTCAAGATTACCAGTAAGGCTGGTAGCACTCTAAACCTGAATGATTCAAGCTCGAAGGTCACGTACACTATAACGGTGAAGAACGATGATAGCGCTGACTATGCAGTGAATGCGAACAATATTACTGTTTTCAATGGTCTACCAGAAGGCTTACGTTTAGCGGATCAACCGAACCTGAGTGTCAGTAACAATGCCACTATCGTACCAGGTAATGAAGGCAAAGGTACTAGTACTGCAAACGACAGTATCAG
The sequence above is a segment of the Psychrobacter fulvigenes genome. Coding sequences within it:
- a CDS encoding 2-oxo acid dehydrogenase subunit E2, with translation MILIESDKASVEVPSSAAGKITKINVEVGDQVSEGTVLIELDSDASADEDQAPAAEEPPAAQQDEPQETKSENEQDKQTESEPAPSKSADSTKAGQATTHALPDLGVDEAQVAEIMVSVGDTISVDQSILLIESDKASVEVPAPEAGKVEKILVEAGDTVTNGQDFIVIVGTGGAGTDSSATTSTESQAQDSSSASKEQSQAADASKPKQKQPDSQPAKTQSQPQERKLTEAQVNEKLTEVYAGPAVRKLARQLGIDITQVNGSALNDRILKEDLFAHVKEKLSTQKTAAASGNVVSSGLPSLPDMSNAEIWGETEIQDLSRLQKVSIPQLNYNTYLPQVTQFDVADITETEKLRGELKGGMKAEGIGLTILAFIIKATAHALTQHPRFNSHLSDDNTQIILRKTVNMGIAVATDDGLIVPVIKNAQDKGIKQIAIEIGELAAKARDKKLGTKDLQGASFTISSQGNLGGTAFTPLVNWPQVGILGASEATMQPRWNADKQTFEPRLMLPLSLSYDHRVINGADAAVFTRYIASLLADPRRILL
- the aceE gene encoding pyruvate dehydrogenase (acetyl-transferring), homodimeric type, whose translation is MNYYKDADSTETQEWLDAFESVIKHADKDRAQFLLKALYNMAVQEDLPFNRLDTAYINTIAVEDEPMYPGDLAIERKIRALIRYNALAMVMRANQNDDDLGGHLATFASSATLYETGFNHFFRAANDHFGGDMIYYQGHSAPGIYARSYLEGRLTEEQLENFRREVGGKGLSSYPHPYLMPDYWQFPTVSMGLGPIMSIYHAHVHRYMENRGLLEREDRKIWTFLGDGETDEPESLGAISLAGREKLDNLIWVINCNLQRLDGPVRGNGKIIQELESIFRGAGWRVIKVVWGGKWDTLLDKDHTGVLQYRMEEAVDGEYQLYEARTPEFTREHFFNKYPELKEMADELTDYDISRLNRGGHDPMKVYAAFSEAMKTKGQPTVVLVKTVKGYGLSTQAQAVNKSHQIKKLDHESLMYFRDRFELPFTDEQLETLPFYRPEEDSAEMKYLKGRREALGGHLPNRRSGHIPLTIPDISIFDRILQGSKGKEQSTTMVFVRLLSAMLKNKDIQDRVVPIVPDEARTFGLEGMFRQIGIYSATGQKYTPEDSEALMGYKEAIDGHMLEEGINEAGAMSTWIALATSYSVNALPMIPLYIYYSMFGFQRVGDLAWAAGDCQAQGFLLGATAGRTTLNGEGLQHQDGHSQILFGVVPNCVTYDPCFGYELAVIMHDGLRRMYGEGERVYYYLTLMNENYEQPAMPEGVEEGIKRGMYLLEDNNSSQVQLLGSGVILREVQKAAQILKDEFNINSNVWSVTSFNELTRDGMACDDYNRLHPMEEEKVPWVTEQLAPHKGIVVAATDYMRNYSEQIRGWLPDNRPYTTLGTDGYGRSDSREQLRSFFHVDAAHIVVATLKRLADEGEVEMRLVKDAISSFGIDADQPPAWQQQPHYDHFPDAPAPAPDNINPSPVPEFVGEDDDEISSEGRAEDKADAQLLNDDDVKE